A region of Alphaproteobacteria bacterium DNA encodes the following proteins:
- a CDS encoding VacJ family lipoprotein, producing MNLLRVTVLVLCLGFGITGCASDPAKSDSRDEFVSDASHDPFEPVNRVVFDVNDFFDRLLFRPLAEMYRFFVPEFVRDRVGGIIDNMGEPVVFANSLMQGRATDAGITLGRLVVNSTAGVGGMWDIAGKEIGWKSTSADFGQTLHTWGVGQGPYLVLPLFGPSTVRDGIGMGVDMAMTPWGYIAGIGPASTSNAYDYVSTGVGALVKRERHIDDIDELKKGSIDFYAQMRSVYLQYRNKRLGVISTLPTSAAYEE from the coding sequence ATGAATCTCCTTCGGGTTACCGTTCTCGTCCTATGCCTCGGCTTCGGCATAACCGGTTGCGCCAGCGATCCGGCGAAAAGCGACAGCCGCGACGAATTCGTATCCGATGCAAGCCATGATCCGTTTGAGCCGGTCAACCGCGTCGTATTCGACGTCAATGATTTCTTCGACCGCCTGCTGTTCCGCCCGCTGGCCGAGATGTACCGCTTCTTCGTTCCCGAATTCGTCCGTGACCGGGTCGGCGGCATTATCGACAATATGGGCGAGCCGGTCGTGTTCGCCAACAGCCTGATGCAGGGCCGCGCGACGGACGCTGGAATCACCTTGGGCCGCCTGGTCGTCAATTCCACGGCCGGAGTCGGCGGCATGTGGGACATCGCGGGCAAGGAAATCGGCTGGAAATCGACTTCCGCCGATTTCGGCCAGACGCTTCATACCTGGGGCGTGGGACAGGGACCGTATCTCGTTCTGCCGCTCTTCGGCCCCTCGACCGTGCGCGACGGCATCGGCATGGGCGTGGACATGGCCATGACGCCCTGGGGTTACATCGCGGGCATCGGCCCGGCATCGACGTCGAACGCCTATGATTACGTCAGCACCGGCGTCGGCGCCCTCGTCAAGCGCGAGCGCCATATCGACGATATCGACGAGCTGAAAAAAGGCTCGATCGACTTCTACGCCCAGATGCGCAGCGTCTATCTGCAATACCGGAACAAGCGGCTTGGCGTGATTTCGACGCTGCCGACTTCCGCGGCGTATGAAGAGTAA
- a CDS encoding MMPL family transporter, producing MIFPIATLVDLCRRYAWAVALLFVLLTGFCGWYATAHFRMNTDVNTLLSENLEWRQQEKEIEKSFPARNDLLVVVIDGQDAAQTEIAAATLAARMSERKDLFKTVRRPDVLPFFRQNGLLYLDQAKLADTIDSLMRAQPMLGALAADQSLRGLFRALNMMLMGFKQGAAKPEQFVPVLEKIAASAASVKNGQPVKLDWQSFLSGGAAPDPHGLRRFIMAQPVLDYAALSPGAAATSAVRMMAKESGFDRQPGLQVRLTGSVALNDEEFSSIADGMGIAALGSLILVGTLLILALKSLRIVVPILLTLGAGLVATTAFGIAAIGSLNLISVAFAVMFIGIAVDFGIQFGVRFRDQHFHHPELSEALSATARVIALPLALAAASTAAGFLAFTPTDYAGVAELGLIAGAGMIIALLCNITLLPALIAIFKPPAEQESVGFRWAAPLNGFLQRHRIAVIVAASGIAVACIGVTTQLRFDFDPLNLKDPKTESVATLFDLAKNLESTPYTAQILAPEQAQAEEIAARLRALPEVARVMTANSFVPEDQEPKLQMLRDTQMILTATLTPIDFAPPPRADDLVQATAQFAGMLGSVREQLPVAGELADILQPMQNDANQLFALQDALLSGLSPQLVMIRDLLAAQAVTSANLPPELLEDWVAPDGKTRIEIYPKDNPRDPENLLRFNHAIKTVFPGAGGTTISIAESGNTVVHAFVSAALTAMAVIAGLLLVSLRRIFDALAVLMPLVLAALLTLATSVLAHIPINFANIIGLPLLLGLGVSFAIYFVTYWRAGGDDFLQSSMARAVVFSASTTLVAFGSLALSAHKGTASMGIILTIALLYALFCTCFLLPALLRRVKPNIV from the coding sequence ATGATTTTTCCCATCGCCACTCTCGTCGATCTCTGCCGCCGCTACGCCTGGGCGGTCGCGCTGCTGTTCGTTCTGCTGACCGGTTTCTGCGGCTGGTACGCGACGGCGCATTTCCGCATGAATACCGACGTGAATACGCTGCTTTCCGAAAACCTCGAGTGGCGGCAACAGGAAAAGGAAATCGAGAAATCCTTTCCGGCGCGCAATGATCTGCTGGTCGTCGTGATCGACGGGCAGGACGCGGCGCAGACTGAAATCGCCGCCGCGACGCTGGCCGCGCGCATGAGCGAGCGCAAGGACCTGTTCAAGACCGTGCGCCGTCCGGACGTCCTGCCCTTCTTCAGGCAGAACGGCCTGCTGTATCTGGATCAAGCGAAGCTGGCCGATACCATCGACAGCCTGATGCGGGCGCAGCCGATGCTGGGCGCGCTGGCGGCGGATCAAAGCCTGCGCGGGCTGTTCCGCGCGCTCAACATGATGCTGATGGGCTTCAAGCAAGGCGCCGCCAAGCCGGAGCAGTTCGTCCCGGTACTGGAAAAAATCGCCGCCTCCGCCGCGTCCGTCAAAAACGGACAGCCCGTCAAGCTGGACTGGCAAAGCTTTCTAAGCGGTGGCGCTGCGCCCGATCCGCATGGTCTGCGCCGCTTTATCATGGCGCAGCCCGTTCTCGACTACGCGGCTTTGTCGCCCGGCGCAGCAGCGACCAGCGCGGTGCGGATGATGGCCAAAGAATCCGGATTCGACCGGCAACCGGGACTGCAAGTGCGGCTCACCGGTTCGGTGGCACTCAATGACGAAGAATTTTCCAGCATCGCCGACGGCATGGGAATAGCCGCCCTCGGATCGCTGATACTGGTCGGCACGCTGCTGATCTTGGCGCTGAAATCGCTGCGCATCGTCGTGCCGATCCTGCTGACGCTCGGCGCGGGACTGGTGGCGACGACGGCGTTCGGGATCGCAGCCATCGGCTCGCTCAATTTGATTTCGGTCGCCTTCGCCGTGATGTTCATCGGCATCGCAGTAGATTTCGGCATTCAGTTCGGCGTCCGGTTCCGCGACCAGCATTTCCATCATCCTGAATTGTCCGAAGCCCTTTCCGCCACCGCGCGGGTGATCGCCCTGCCGTTGGCGCTTGCCGCCGCCAGCACCGCTGCCGGATTTCTGGCTTTTACCCCGACCGATTACGCGGGCGTGGCCGAACTCGGCCTGATCGCGGGCGCGGGCATGATTATCGCGCTGCTATGCAATATCACGCTGCTGCCCGCGCTGATCGCGATCTTCAAGCCGCCTGCGGAGCAGGAATCCGTCGGCTTCCGCTGGGCCGCGCCTTTGAACGGTTTCCTGCAGCGCCACAGGATCGCGGTCATCGTGGCCGCTTCCGGTATCGCGGTCGCCTGCATCGGCGTCACGACGCAATTGCGGTTCGATTTCGACCCGCTGAATCTGAAAGACCCCAAGACCGAATCGGTCGCTACGCTGTTCGATCTTGCCAAGAACCTCGAAAGCACCCCTTACACCGCGCAAATCCTGGCTCCAGAGCAGGCACAGGCCGAAGAAATCGCCGCCCGGCTGCGTGCTTTGCCCGAAGTGGCGCGCGTAATGACCGCGAACAGTTTCGTTCCGGAAGACCAGGAACCGAAACTGCAAATGCTGCGGGACACGCAGATGATTCTCACGGCAACGCTGACCCCGATCGATTTCGCGCCGCCGCCGCGCGCGGACGATCTGGTGCAGGCGACGGCGCAATTCGCGGGCATGCTGGGCAGCGTCCGGGAGCAGCTTCCCGTGGCCGGGGAACTCGCCGACATCCTGCAGCCGATGCAAAATGACGCGAACCAACTGTTCGCCCTTCAGGACGCCCTGCTGTCCGGATTAAGCCCGCAGCTCGTCATGATTCGCGATTTGCTCGCCGCGCAAGCCGTGACGAGTGCGAATCTCCCCCCGGAACTGCTCGAAGACTGGGTCGCGCCGGACGGAAAAACCCGAATTGAAATCTATCCGAAGGACAATCCGCGCGATCCTGAAAATCTGTTGCGTTTTAATCACGCGATCAAAACTGTGTTCCCCGGCGCGGGCGGCACGACGATTTCGATAGCCGAATCGGGCAATACCGTCGTGCATGCTTTCGTCAGCGCCGCCCTCACTGCCATGGCCGTCATCGCCGGATTATTGCTCGTCAGCCTGCGCCGGATTTTCGACGCGCTGGCGGTATTGATGCCGCTCGTGCTCGCCGCGCTCCTTACGCTGGCGACCAGCGTTTTAGCGCATATTCCGATTAATTTCGCCAATATCATCGGGCTGCCGCTGCTGCTCGGCCTGGGCGTCTCCTTCGCGATTTATTTCGTCACGTACTGGCGCGCCGGAGGCGATGATTTCCTGCAATCGAGCATGGCGCGGGCGGTCGTTTTCAGCGCCTCGACCACGCTGGTGGCCTTCGGCTCCCTGGCGCTATCGGCCCATAAAGGGACCGCAAGTATGGGAATAATTTTAACAATTGCCCTGCTCTACGCTTTATTCTGCACATGTTTCTTATTGCCTGCGCTGTTAAGACGGGTTAAACCAAATATCGTGTAA
- a CDS encoding Lrp/AsnC family transcriptional regulator: MKHIKLDRIDMRILNNLQENGRMTNVELAKKAGISAPPCLRRVKALEEAGFIKRYHAELAADKLGYGVTIFTEVNLNSHNESDLAEFARLLQTWPMVRESYLTTGDADVLLKVVAESWESYQKFLTTQIMAAPRVTKIRSTLVVKNIKNAPGIPLSEGHGKSGK; encoded by the coding sequence ATGAAGCACATCAAACTTGACCGCATCGACATGCGCATCCTGAACAACTTACAGGAAAACGGGCGCATGACAAATGTCGAACTGGCCAAGAAAGCCGGTATCTCGGCACCGCCCTGTCTGCGCCGCGTCAAGGCGCTCGAAGAGGCTGGTTTCATTAAGAGATATCACGCCGAGCTTGCGGCGGACAAGCTGGGCTATGGCGTGACGATTTTCACCGAGGTTAACCTCAATAGCCACAACGAATCCGATTTAGCCGAATTCGCGCGGCTGCTGCAAACCTGGCCGATGGTGCGCGAAAGCTATCTGACCACCGGCGACGCCGATGTTTTGCTGAAAGTCGTCGCCGAAAGCTGGGAATCCTATCAGAAATTCCTGACCACGCAGATCATGGCCGCGCCGCGCGTGACCAAAATCCGCTCGACACTGGTCGTCAAGAACATCAAAAACGCGCCGGGCATACCGCTGAGCGAAGGGCATGGGAAGAGTGGCAAGTAA
- a CDS encoding mitochondrial fission ELM1 family protein — protein MMPEEGKTTTPSGLPAQLSCWVVTDGKVGMENQCLGLVEAIGLKPIVKRIRLRSPWRQLSPYLRLGKRYAFSSKGDPIAPPWPDLLVTTGRLSVPAALRVRNASKRHTLCVHIQDPVIDSRRFDLVIIPRHDGTTGPNVMTTRGSLHRVSASMLAAEGEKFRAQFAHLPRPWVAVLIGGANAVYQFSPREMIPLSVQLADLAKNMPASLMVTPSRRTGEANMAVLQAALHDVPNFVWDGTGPNPYYGMLALADYVIVTCDSVNMVSEACSTGKPVYVIDLPGGSEKFNRFHQAIRDDGLARPFKGVLEPFSYQPLNDMELVAARVRQMLQERVAAAA, from the coding sequence ATGATGCCTGAAGAAGGAAAGACAACTACGCCATCCGGACTGCCCGCGCAACTTTCTTGCTGGGTCGTTACCGATGGCAAAGTCGGCATGGAAAATCAATGCCTCGGTCTGGTCGAAGCGATAGGGCTGAAACCCATCGTCAAGCGCATACGCTTGCGCAGCCCATGGCGGCAATTGTCACCCTATCTTCGCCTGGGCAAGCGTTATGCCTTCAGCAGCAAAGGCGATCCCATCGCGCCGCCCTGGCCGGATTTGCTGGTGACGACCGGACGTCTTAGCGTTCCGGCGGCGCTTCGGGTGCGCAACGCCAGCAAGCGGCATACGCTGTGCGTCCATATCCAGGACCCGGTGATCGATTCGCGGCGCTTCGATCTGGTCATCATTCCGCGCCATGACGGCACGACCGGCCCGAACGTCATGACGACGCGCGGCTCGCTGCATCGCGTTTCCGCTTCCATGCTGGCGGCGGAAGGCGAGAAATTCCGCGCCCAGTTCGCGCATCTGCCGCGCCCCTGGGTCGCGGTGCTGATCGGCGGCGCGAACGCGGTCTATCAGTTTTCGCCGCGCGAGATGATTCCGCTGTCGGTGCAGCTTGCCGATCTCGCCAAGAATATGCCCGCTAGCCTCATGGTTACGCCTTCGCGCCGTACCGGAGAAGCCAACATGGCCGTGCTGCAAGCCGCGCTGCATGACGTGCCCAATTTCGTCTGGGACGGCACGGGGCCCAATCCTTATTATGGCATGCTGGCGCTGGCGGATTACGTCATCGTGACCTGCGATTCCGTGAATATGGTGTCCGAAGCCTGTTCGACCGGCAAGCCGGTCTATGTCATCGATCTGCCGGGAGGATCGGAGAAGTTCAACCGCTTTCACCAGGCGATTCGCGATGACGGCCTGGCGCGGCCCTTCAAGGGAGTGCTGGAGCCGTTTTCCTACCAGCCGCTCAATGATATGGAACTCGTGGCGGCGCGGGTGAGGCAGATGCTCCAGGAGAGAGTGGCGGCAGCGGCATGA
- a CDS encoding 2OG-Fe(II) oxygenase: protein MTADMLNLQSLAALEPVREPFPHLILPGFVRREALDAIEADFPVIEQPGSFPLPTLSYGKNFKQFMNEIQGPDMTRLISEKFGVDLSDLPTMVTVRGQCRATDGQIHIDSKTKLITVLIYMNGKWEQPGGRLRLLRSPDNLDDAFAEVPPDQGTMLVFKNQPNAWHGHESFTGQRRAIQLNWVTDSGVVFREQFRHRISAFFKQLNKGHSYAP from the coding sequence ATGACGGCGGATATGTTGAATTTGCAGTCTTTGGCGGCGCTGGAGCCGGTTCGCGAGCCTTTTCCACATCTCATCTTGCCCGGATTCGTGCGCCGCGAGGCGCTTGACGCTATCGAGGCGGATTTTCCTGTCATTGAGCAACCAGGAAGTTTTCCTTTACCTACATTGAGTTATGGAAAAAACTTCAAGCAGTTTATGAACGAAATCCAGGGGCCGGACATGACCCGGCTCATCAGCGAGAAATTCGGTGTCGATTTATCCGATCTTCCGACGATGGTCACCGTGCGCGGCCAATGCCGTGCGACCGACGGCCAGATTCACATCGACAGCAAGACCAAGCTGATTACCGTGCTGATCTATATGAATGGCAAATGGGAACAGCCCGGCGGCCGCCTGCGGCTGCTGCGCTCGCCGGATAATCTTGACGACGCCTTCGCCGAGGTGCCGCCCGACCAGGGCACGATGCTGGTGTTCAAAAACCAGCCGAATGCCTGGCATGGCCATGAATCCTTCACTGGACAAAGGCGGGCGATTCAACTCAACTGGGTAACGGATTCCGGTGTCGTCTTCCGCGAGCAATTCCGGCATCGCATCAGCGCGTTTTTCAAGCAGCTTAATAAAGGCCATTCTTATGCCCCTTAA
- the can gene encoding carbonate dehydratase — protein MKSLAQLFAKNREWSEQLRSQDPGYFSRLADGQAPEYLWIGCSDSRVPANQIIGLPPGDIFVHRNIANVVSHGDLNCLSVIQFAVEVLKVKHLIVCGHYDCGGIKAVQQGVSLGLTDNWLEHVHDVQCFHSKALAKLPPESQLPMLCELNVIEQLHHAAQTSIVQQAWKRGQELYLHGWIYGVEDGLLRDLKVGASSAAEFQGAYEAVVESLISGRQNTLSVTLRDH, from the coding sequence ATGAAAAGCTTGGCCCAACTTTTTGCTAAAAATCGCGAATGGTCGGAGCAGCTTCGCAGCCAGGACCCCGGCTATTTCTCGCGTTTGGCAGATGGGCAAGCGCCTGAATATCTATGGATAGGCTGCTCCGATAGCCGCGTGCCGGCCAATCAGATCATTGGCTTGCCGCCGGGCGACATATTCGTGCACCGGAACATCGCCAATGTCGTTTCGCACGGCGATCTTAATTGCTTGTCGGTTATCCAGTTCGCCGTCGAAGTTCTAAAGGTCAAGCATCTCATCGTTTGCGGCCATTACGACTGCGGCGGCATCAAAGCCGTGCAGCAGGGAGTAAGCCTCGGTTTGACCGATAACTGGCTTGAGCATGTCCATGACGTGCAATGCTTTCATTCGAAGGCTCTTGCCAAGCTGCCGCCCGAGAGCCAATTGCCGATGCTCTGCGAATTGAACGTCATCGAGCAGCTTCACCACGCCGCGCAGACCAGTATCGTTCAGCAGGCCTGGAAGCGAGGGCAGGAGCTGTATCTGCATGGATGGATATACGGCGTCGAAGACGGCTTGCTGCGCGATCTGAAAGTCGGCGCGTCGTCGGCTGCGGAGTTTCAAGGGGCATACGAAGCCGTGGTGGAATCCCTGATCTCCGGCCGCCAAAATACCTTGTCTGTCACTCTTAGAGATCATTGA
- the trxB gene encoding thioredoxin-disulfide reductase codes for MSVTHKTKTLIIGAGPAGYTAAIYAARANLKPIMVQGMQPGGQLTITTDVENYPGFADIIQGPWLMEQMAAQAEKVGTQLIYDVISDVDFTQRPYRCIAESGDIFLAETVIIATGAQARWLGLESEKLFQGFGVSGCATCDGFFFKGKEVAVIGGGNTALEEALYLTHHASKVTLVHRRDQFRGEKILHDRVMSHPKIAVVWNSIVEEVVGDAAPVKIVKGLKLRDTQTDAVSALDVEGVFIAIGHDPATKLFKGKLDMDESGYLLTAPDSTATNVPGVFAAGDVKDKIFRQAVTAAGMGCMAALEAERWLTGAS; via the coding sequence ATGTCAGTCACTCATAAAACCAAGACCCTCATCATCGGCGCCGGGCCCGCGGGCTATACGGCGGCGATCTATGCGGCGCGGGCTAATCTGAAGCCGATCATGGTGCAGGGGATGCAGCCGGGCGGGCAGCTCACGATCACCACCGATGTCGAAAATTATCCCGGCTTTGCCGATATCATCCAGGGGCCGTGGCTCATGGAGCAAATGGCGGCGCAGGCGGAAAAGGTCGGCACGCAGCTTATTTACGACGTTATTTCCGACGTGGATTTCACCCAGCGCCCCTATCGCTGCATCGCTGAATCCGGCGACATTTTTCTGGCCGAGACCGTCATCATCGCCACGGGCGCTCAGGCGCGCTGGCTGGGGCTGGAAAGCGAGAAGCTGTTCCAGGGTTTCGGCGTCTCCGGCTGCGCCACTTGCGACGGATTCTTCTTCAAGGGCAAGGAAGTCGCGGTCATCGGCGGCGGCAATACCGCTCTCGAAGAGGCCCTGTATCTCACGCATCACGCAAGCAAGGTCACGCTCGTTCACCGGCGCGATCAATTCCGGGGCGAGAAAATCCTGCACGACCGGGTCATGAGCCATCCCAAGATCGCGGTGGTCTGGAACAGCATCGTCGAGGAGGTCGTCGGCGATGCCGCGCCGGTGAAGATCGTGAAGGGCTTGAAATTGCGCGACACGCAGACCGATGCCGTAAGCGCGCTGGACGTCGAAGGCGTGTTTATCGCCATCGGCCATGATCCGGCGACAAAACTTTTTAAGGGTAAGCTGGATATGGACGAGTCGGGCTATCTACTGACCGCGCCCGATTCCACCGCCACGAATGTTCCCGGCGTATTCGCCGCCGGCGACGTGAAAGACAAGATATTCCGCCAGGCCGTCACCGCTGCCGGCATGGGATGCATGGCGGCATTGGAAGCCGAACGCTGGCTTACGGGTGCATCGTGA
- a CDS encoding PH domain-containing protein codes for MSPDHKKKSGKRKNKGFHYIRSVLMPGEKIIFATTLHWIVYWRALFVTLVGLAFAFGSHQIIEFVFGPITAAEYAQPARYLVMAFVLLGCFLFVTAYIKHTESELAVTDQRVVMKFGLVSRQTYELFLEQIEGAAIEQTSAGRMFHYGCLYVRAYGNGFAPVFDMADPGKFQSALLSQLRNHHGEDKNLSANSRTRPRA; via the coding sequence GTGAGCCCTGATCATAAAAAAAAGAGCGGCAAGCGAAAGAATAAAGGGTTTCACTATATCCGTTCTGTGCTGATGCCCGGCGAGAAAATTATCTTCGCCACGACGTTGCATTGGATCGTGTATTGGCGCGCGTTGTTCGTGACATTGGTTGGGCTGGCGTTCGCTTTCGGCTCGCATCAGATTATCGAATTCGTATTCGGCCCCATTACTGCCGCCGAATATGCCCAGCCCGCCCGATACCTCGTGATGGCTTTCGTGCTTTTGGGCTGCTTCCTGTTCGTCACGGCTTACATCAAGCATACGGAATCCGAATTGGCCGTGACCGATCAGCGCGTCGTGATGAAATTCGGCCTGGTTTCGCGCCAGACTTACGAGCTTTTTCTCGAGCAAATCGAGGGCGCGGCCATCGAACAGACTTCCGCGGGACGGATGTTTCATTACGGCTGCCTCTATGTCCGCGCCTATGGCAACGGTTTCGCGCCGGTTTTCGATATGGCCGATCCCGGAAAGTTTCAAAGCGCGCTGCTGAGCCAGCTTAGAAACCATCACGGCGAAGATAAGAATTTAAGCGCGAACAGCAGAACGCGCCCGCGGGCCTAG
- a CDS encoding transglycosylase SLT domain-containing protein: MGAIKTASKESGVDFTYLMNKAAQESGFKTDAKAKTSSATGLYQFTEQTWLKMVAEYGDKHGMGVVANQIDIRSDGMAVVKDRHVRQQILNLRKNPEMAASMAAELAQENKTNLQNNIGGEIGNTELYLAHFLGASGAANFIEAVRGNPGAQAAALLPDAAAANKSVFYTADGKPRTVAQIYDRFAAKMEGKGIDLPAGLVNSPAQAPAMLAQIGSTLNQLPDMQLPVSERLQTQVASLASPSSSLQALASSVTPESLFSVMVLSQMDKMAPASVAVANRNDRRQSSDTMMG, from the coding sequence GTGGGGGCCATTAAGACGGCCAGCAAGGAATCGGGGGTAGATTTTACCTACCTCATGAACAAAGCTGCCCAGGAAAGCGGTTTTAAGACCGACGCCAAGGCGAAGACCAGTTCCGCCACCGGGCTATATCAATTCACCGAACAGACCTGGCTGAAGATGGTCGCCGAATATGGCGACAAGCATGGCATGGGCGTCGTGGCCAACCAGATCGACATCCGTTCCGACGGTATGGCGGTCGTCAAGGACCGTCATGTCCGGCAGCAAATTCTTAACCTGCGGAAAAATCCGGAGATGGCGGCTTCCATGGCCGCCGAGCTCGCGCAGGAAAACAAGACCAATCTGCAGAACAATATCGGCGGCGAAATCGGCAATACCGAGCTTTACCTCGCCCATTTCCTCGGCGCATCGGGCGCCGCCAATTTTATCGAAGCCGTGCGCGGCAATCCAGGAGCCCAGGCCGCCGCGCTGCTTCCCGACGCCGCCGCCGCCAATAAAAGCGTCTTTTACACCGCCGACGGCAAGCCCCGCACCGTGGCGCAGATCTATGACCGTTTCGCCGCCAAGATGGAAGGGAAGGGGATCGACCTGCCCGCCGGCCTCGTCAATTCGCCGGCCCAGGCGCCCGCGATGCTGGCTCAAATCGGCAGTACGCTCAACCAATTGCCGGATATGCAGCTTCCCGTCAGCGAGAGATTGCAAACCCAAGTGGCCAGTCTCGCTTCGCCGTCCAGCTCTCTTCAAGCTCTGGCCAGCAGCGTTACGCCGGAGTCCCTGTTCTCGGTCATGGTCTTGTCGCAAATGGATAAGATGGCGCCCGCGAGCGTCGCCGTCGCGAACCGGAACGACCGCCGCCAATCCTCCGATACGATGATGGGCTAA
- a CDS encoding class I SAM-dependent methyltransferase → MSLPLVYAIIDKVLYWTFAFTYVWYAYYVIFHKNFPNIRTVPALTKKIIELLKQDFEAHQGGVYTIVDLGSGTGKLTREIAKAMPKAKVVGIERIWQTYMTAEWLRRWSRLDNLEYRKMDFFSYDLSSANVIVMYLLPYVMKDLSEKLHKEIKPGTLIIANKFALNHGWVPETLPVKTVFFHQKDLHIYRKA, encoded by the coding sequence ATGTCGCTGCCGCTCGTCTACGCCATCATAGACAAGGTCTTGTATTGGACGTTCGCCTTCACCTACGTCTGGTATGCGTATTATGTCATTTTTCATAAGAATTTCCCCAATATCCGGACGGTTCCCGCGCTTACCAAGAAAATCATCGAGCTGCTGAAGCAGGATTTCGAGGCTCATCAAGGCGGGGTTTACACGATCGTCGATCTCGGTTCCGGCACCGGCAAGCTGACCCGCGAGATAGCCAAGGCGATGCCCAAGGCGAAAGTCGTCGGCATCGAGAGAATCTGGCAGACTTACATGACGGCCGAATGGCTCAGGCGGTGGTCCAGACTCGATAATCTCGAATACAGGAAAATGGATTTTTTCTCTTACGATCTTTCGAGCGCCAATGTCATCGTGATGTATCTGTTGCCGTATGTCATGAAAGACCTCAGTGAAAAACTTCACAAGGAAATCAAACCCGGAACGCTTATCATCGCCAATAAATTCGCGTTAAATCACGGCTGGGTGCCCGAAACTTTGCCGGTCAAAACGGTATTTTTCCATCAGAAAGATTTGCACATATACCGCAAGGCTTAG
- a CDS encoding protease modulator HflC yields the protein MPKQILLPIIVLAALVLVMGNSLFVVNPAEQAIVFQFRENVRVIQKEGLYAKIPFIQDVTYFERRVLPLEPPGQRVTLADQKILDVDGFARWRIKDPFTFLQGLRDERVATERLGGFLNSSLRNVLGNYKVSDLLSETRDTIMAKIKQEMNVNVSRYGVEVVDVRIRHTDLPLETVHNVYNRMRSERQKEAATLRAEGEMKSLEIRAKADGDRTRTLSQSQREAQKLRGDGDKEAIKIMGDAMGKDPQFYSFYRTLEAYRTALKTENTSYVLAPDGEFFKLFGQGIGK from the coding sequence ATGCCTAAGCAAATCCTGCTTCCCATTATCGTTCTTGCCGCCCTTGTTCTCGTCATGGGCAACAGCCTGTTCGTCGTGAATCCGGCGGAACAAGCTATTGTTTTCCAGTTCCGCGAAAATGTGCGCGTCATTCAGAAAGAGGGGCTCTACGCCAAAATCCCCTTTATTCAGGATGTCACCTATTTCGAGCGCAGGGTGCTGCCGCTTGAGCCGCCGGGGCAGCGCGTGACGCTGGCCGATCAGAAGATTCTCGACGTGGACGGCTTTGCCCGCTGGCGGATCAAAGACCCCTTCACTTTCCTGCAAGGCCTGCGGGATGAGCGCGTCGCCACCGAACGGCTGGGAGGATTTCTGAATTCCTCGCTGCGCAACGTGCTGGGCAATTACAAAGTTTCCGACCTGTTGTCGGAAACGCGGGACACGATCATGGCCAAGATCAAGCAGGAGATGAATGTTAATGTCTCCCGCTATGGCGTCGAAGTCGTCGATGTCCGCATCCGTCATACCGACCTGCCGCTGGAAACCGTGCATAACGTCTATAACCGGATGCGCTCAGAGCGGCAGAAGGAAGCCGCGACGCTGCGCGCCGAAGGCGAGATGAAATCGCTTGAAATCCGCGCCAAGGCCGACGGCGACCGCACCCGGACTTTGTCGCAATCGCAGCGCGAAGCCCAGAAATTGCGCGGCGACGGCGACAAGGAAGCCATCAAGATCATGGGCGACGCGATGGGTAAAGACCCGCAATTCTACAGCTTCTACCGCACGCTCGAGGCTTACCGCACGGCTCTCAAGACCGAAAATACGTCCTACGTCCTCGCGCCGGACGGCGAATTCTTCAAGCTTTTCGGACAAGGAATCGGGAAGTAA